The Gloeothece verrucosa PCC 7822 genome contains a region encoding:
- a CDS encoding LPD29 domain-containing protein codes for MQLSNNPPRVEVKEIAKEVKLELSQAFQGVKFSVKSTLDKITIAWTDGPTQKEVLPIAKKYLGIKNNYADDTRLYEPVKFRGKMVSTYLEYVFTDRKESSELYLKAHEYFTKKYNCEVNITVNENRVEIETIVINGELAASQITRLARQNTLQSLNQSIEELATEPKTDEAQTSEAVEALEIKSNLILFPVVDSEPASIVRN; via the coding sequence ATGCAGCTATCAAATAATCCGCCTCGCGTCGAAGTTAAAGAAATAGCCAAAGAAGTTAAACTAGAACTGTCCCAAGCCTTTCAAGGCGTTAAATTTTCCGTAAAATCTACTCTCGATAAAATTACGATCGCGTGGACTGATGGCCCAACTCAAAAGGAAGTGTTACCAATAGCCAAAAAATACTTGGGTATTAAAAACAATTACGCCGACGACACCCGCCTGTATGAGCCAGTGAAATTTAGAGGAAAAATGGTTTCTACATATTTAGAATATGTTTTTACCGATCGCAAAGAAAGCAGTGAGCTTTATTTAAAAGCGCACGAGTATTTTACCAAAAAATATAACTGTGAAGTTAATATTACGGTAAACGAAAATCGCGTAGAGATTGAAACCATTGTCATCAATGGAGAGTTAGCCGCCTCTCAAATCACCCGACTGGCCAGACAGAACACTTTGCAAAGTTTAAATCAATCGATAGAAGAACTAGCGACTGAACCTAAAACGGATGAAGCTCAAACTTCTGAAGCGGTTGAGGCACTTGAAATTAAATCTAACCTTATTCTATTTCCTGTAGTCGATTCAGAACCGGCCTCTATTGTACGTAATTAA
- a CDS encoding class I SAM-dependent methyltransferase: MGTGYFLARCQFPCAEPRIALMDLNENSLEFAQRRIARYKPEIYRRNVLEPIHINAEKFDSVAINYLLHCLPGSIESKSVVLAHLKALMNQSAVIYGSTILYDGVARSRLAKWLMDKYNNRGIFSNQNDDLEGLQKAMAKHFEDISIEVIGCVALFSGRLSSPTP; the protein is encoded by the coding sequence GTGGGCACGGGATATTTCCTGGCTCGATGTCAGTTCCCGTGTGCCGAGCCACGCATAGCCTTGATGGACCTCAACGAGAATAGTTTGGAGTTCGCTCAAAGGCGAATTGCGCGATATAAACCTGAAATTTATCGGCGCAATGTTTTAGAGCCGATTCATATAAATGCCGAAAAGTTTGATTCGGTGGCCATCAATTACCTGCTTCATTGCCTTCCGGGTTCTATAGAATCGAAATCGGTAGTATTGGCTCACCTCAAAGCATTGATGAATCAGTCAGCCGTTATTTACGGTTCAACTATTTTATATGATGGTGTAGCGCGATCCCGGTTGGCAAAGTGGTTAATGGATAAATATAATAACAGGGGTATTTTTTCCAATCAAAATGACGACCTTGAGGGTTTACAAAAGGCAATGGCCAAGCATTTTGAAGATATATCTATAGAAGTCATCGGCTGTGTGGCCCTGTTTTCTGGGCGATTATCAAGCCCAACGCCGTAG